In Flavobacterium gelatinilyticum, a genomic segment contains:
- a CDS encoding beta-1,3-glucanase family protein translates to MKQIRLQRFSILTALFLVFSSLMYAQGPVPFTINNTSPFNDNELYVAIVGIDYTTGNHVWVNAKTSQVFPMNASYNTVTGPTYGGNTGPGQNSKYAACFTKLSEIPNKTFTLPLIAGCRVFISKGSQLYFYFFGASGAPSGYASPNPQNPTDPNQGILYEMIELTNNQHGFFGNPTRVDSYKYPMGLELFGANGYQKKVGDLKKHADIVAAFKANVPAEFQGCVNDVTGEITAPSKTAAYAEGSGQYANYLKSYIDAIWNKYKNEDLIFYAGDAGVFKGRVIGEQLEMVGQSGAFVGRTGRVQNRPTTQEALEGKGVLDRRLVDGDLDLVIQAQLTAAINRHVVNTTTANPGQQNWYDASKYYQVNPTNHYSKFWHLPGINIDNLAYGFAYDDVADQSPSLHSPQPTKVIAVFGGYAGTVPSVPASTDVVTVYKDCNYTGFSGGLTIGDYNLARLNSLGVLNDDISSLKITQGYQAILYMDDNFTGTSTVINSSNSCLNTTWNDKVSSIRIIANGTTTLGNQTFFLQNRNSGLYMDVWNASMSNGAGINQGALTSGNNQKFTFTHLGDGMYKIIANHSGMSMDVNNFNKANGARVEQYPYNATTNQQFVLVATGDGFYKIVARHSGRIVEVAGASTASGAIVQQWDNNNQTCGQWKLVPAASSQTSVLIQAEDYSAMSGIQVEATTDTGGGSNVGYTETGDWLAYNNINFPTTGSYLIEYRVASAVTGGRLSADLNAGAIVLGNVDIPNTGGWQNWQTVSQTVNVNAGTYNFGIYIQNTGMNINWIKITKVGNAAAKTALVQTVEEKPEETVLNIYPSPVESTLFTSTDLSGGNVQIVDAQSGNAVLSKKINGSSIDVSHLRQGVYLIVFEKDGKQTIKRFIKK, encoded by the coding sequence ATGAAACAAATTAGACTTCAAAGATTTTCTATTTTGACAGCACTTTTTCTGGTGTTTTCAAGTTTGATGTACGCACAGGGCCCAGTACCCTTTACCATTAATAATACATCGCCGTTTAATGACAACGAATTGTATGTCGCCATTGTTGGAATCGATTATACAACCGGAAACCACGTTTGGGTCAATGCCAAAACCAGTCAGGTTTTCCCAATGAATGCTTCTTATAATACCGTTACAGGACCAACTTATGGCGGCAATACCGGACCCGGGCAAAACTCAAAATACGCAGCTTGTTTTACCAAACTGAGTGAAATTCCAAATAAAACCTTCACTTTGCCCTTAATTGCAGGATGTCGTGTTTTTATTTCAAAAGGTTCGCAGTTGTATTTCTACTTTTTTGGAGCGAGTGGAGCACCGTCTGGATATGCATCGCCAAATCCTCAGAATCCGACAGATCCAAATCAGGGCATTTTATATGAAATGATCGAGCTGACAAACAATCAGCATGGTTTCTTTGGAAATCCAACAAGAGTAGATTCTTATAAATACCCAATGGGACTTGAATTATTTGGAGCCAACGGTTACCAGAAGAAAGTAGGAGATTTAAAAAAACATGCTGATATCGTAGCCGCTTTTAAGGCGAATGTACCGGCAGAATTCCAGGGTTGTGTAAATGATGTAACAGGAGAAATTACGGCACCGTCAAAAACAGCGGCTTATGCAGAAGGATCAGGACAATATGCAAACTACCTAAAATCGTATATCGATGCGATCTGGAATAAATACAAAAATGAAGATTTGATCTTTTATGCCGGAGATGCCGGAGTTTTTAAAGGAAGAGTTATTGGAGAACAGCTTGAAATGGTTGGACAATCCGGAGCTTTTGTTGGAAGAACCGGACGTGTACAAAACCGCCCGACAACTCAGGAAGCACTTGAAGGAAAAGGTGTTCTGGACAGAAGGCTGGTTGACGGAGATTTAGATCTTGTAATTCAGGCGCAATTAACAGCTGCAATTAACCGTCATGTTGTAAACACAACAACAGCAAATCCGGGACAGCAAAACTGGTACGATGCATCTAAATACTATCAGGTAAACCCAACGAATCATTATTCTAAATTCTGGCATTTACCGGGAATCAATATCGATAATCTGGCGTACGGATTTGCCTACGATGATGTTGCCGATCAGTCGCCATCGCTTCATTCGCCTCAGCCTACAAAAGTGATTGCAGTTTTTGGAGGATATGCAGGAACAGTTCCTTCGGTTCCGGCTTCTACAGATGTTGTAACGGTTTACAAAGATTGTAATTATACAGGATTCTCAGGCGGATTAACCATTGGAGATTACAATCTGGCGCGTTTAAATTCTTTAGGTGTTTTAAATGATGATATTTCGTCATTAAAAATCACTCAGGGGTATCAGGCAATTTTATACATGGATGATAATTTTACAGGAACTTCAACTGTAATTAATTCCAGTAATTCCTGTTTAAATACAACATGGAATGATAAGGTAAGTTCAATTAGAATTATTGCAAACGGAACCACCACTTTAGGAAACCAGACTTTCTTTTTACAAAACAGAAACAGCGGTTTGTATATGGACGTCTGGAATGCAAGTATGTCAAACGGCGCAGGAATCAATCAGGGTGCGCTTACTTCAGGAAACAACCAGAAATTCACTTTTACTCATTTAGGAGACGGTATGTACAAAATCATTGCGAACCACAGCGGTATGTCCATGGATGTAAATAATTTCAATAAAGCAAATGGTGCAAGAGTAGAGCAATATCCGTATAATGCTACTACAAATCAGCAGTTTGTTTTAGTTGCAACAGGAGACGGATTCTATAAAATTGTAGCCCGTCACAGCGGCAGAATCGTTGAGGTAGCAGGAGCCAGTACAGCTTCGGGAGCTATTGTACAGCAATGGGATAATAACAACCAGACTTGCGGACAATGGAAATTAGTTCCGGCAGCATCTTCTCAGACTTCAGTTTTAATTCAGGCCGAAGATTACTCAGCAATGAGCGGTATTCAGGTAGAAGCAACAACAGATACCGGCGGAGGTTCTAATGTAGGATACACAGAAACAGGCGACTGGCTGGCTTACAATAACATCAATTTTCCAACAACAGGTTCTTATTTAATTGAATACCGAGTTGCAAGTGCTGTTACAGGAGGCAGATTATCAGCCGATTTAAATGCCGGAGCAATTGTTTTAGGAAATGTTGATATTCCAAACACAGGCGGATGGCAAAACTGGCAGACGGTTTCGCAGACTGTAAACGTAAATGCCGGAACGTACAATTTTGGAATCTACATTCAAAATACCGGAATGAACATCAACTGGATTAAAATTACAAAAGTGGGCAACGCGGCAGCAAAAACGGCATTGGTTCAAACGGTAGAGGAAAAACCTGAAGAAACAGTTTTAAACATTTATCCTAGTCCGGTTGAAAGTACTTTATTCACCAGCACCGACCTTTCAGGAGGAAATGTACAAATCGTAGACGCACAATCAGGAAACGCAGTTTTATCGAAAAAAATCAATGGCAGCAGCATCGACGTTTCGCATTTGAGACAAGGAGTTTACCTGATTGTTTTCGAAAAAGACGGCAAGCAGACGATTAAGCGTTTCATCAAGAAATAA
- a CDS encoding glycosyl hydrolase family 18 protein — translation MKDNYKRMSAKWILILMLGIFNYSVAQKKVIAYVPNWIDLNSFAGTIQYSKLTHINIAFENPDASGYLSFNSGNNAIINTAHANNVKVFVSLGGGAISEGGAIRDNYFNLITPANRTAFVQKIYDYVVAHNFDGVDVDLEGPAINGDYGGFVTALANKLHANGKLITAALSEGYGGANVPSSVFSAYDWINIMAYDATGPWAPGNPGQHSPYSMAVNQFNYWTGRGLPASKAIIGVPFYGYGFGASANQGISFANIVAQYPGAENQDQVGNTIYYNGIPTIKQKTTFAVQNAGGVMIWELSQDATGSKSLLTAINQVITGNNPPTGTGTLIQAENYSNMSGVQTEPTTDTGGGLNVGYCDTGDWMAYNNINFPTSGAYVIEYRVASAVTGGRLSSDLNAGTIPLGNLNVPNTGGWQNWQTITQTVNVTAGTYNFGIYVQNTGFNLNWFRITKSGSALTAKSAATDKIESLTIYPNPSESELFFTAEVSGGNVNIIDTAGGAVVSSQTVNDNKIDVSTLKTGIYLISVEKNGIKTVRRFIKK, via the coding sequence ATGAAAGACAATTACAAAAGAATGTCGGCAAAATGGATTCTCATTTTAATGTTGGGTATTTTTAATTATTCGGTGGCCCAGAAAAAAGTAATCGCTTATGTCCCCAACTGGATCGATCTGAATTCTTTTGCAGGTACAATTCAGTACAGCAAATTAACGCACATCAATATCGCATTTGAAAATCCGGATGCCAGCGGTTACCTGAGCTTTAATTCAGGAAATAATGCGATAATCAATACAGCCCATGCCAATAATGTCAAAGTATTTGTTTCGCTTGGAGGAGGCGCCATTTCCGAAGGAGGTGCCATTCGCGACAATTACTTCAATCTCATTACTCCGGCTAACCGAACTGCTTTTGTTCAAAAAATCTATGACTACGTAGTGGCTCATAATTTTGACGGTGTAGATGTTGATTTAGAAGGACCTGCAATTAATGGCGATTACGGCGGTTTCGTTACCGCTTTGGCCAATAAACTGCACGCCAACGGAAAGCTGATTACGGCCGCACTTTCAGAAGGATATGGCGGTGCCAATGTGCCTTCATCTGTTTTCTCAGCCTACGACTGGATCAATATTATGGCGTATGATGCAACAGGACCCTGGGCACCGGGAAATCCGGGACAGCACTCTCCGTACAGCATGGCTGTAAATCAGTTTAATTACTGGACAGGAAGAGGATTACCGGCAAGTAAAGCCATTATTGGCGTTCCGTTTTACGGTTATGGTTTTGGCGCTTCGGCTAATCAGGGAATTTCGTTTGCAAATATTGTAGCCCAATATCCGGGAGCAGAAAATCAGGATCAGGTTGGAAATACGATTTATTATAACGGAATCCCAACAATCAAACAAAAAACAACTTTTGCTGTTCAAAACGCAGGAGGGGTTATGATCTGGGAATTATCTCAGGATGCCACAGGTTCAAAATCATTACTTACAGCCATTAATCAGGTAATTACAGGAAATAATCCGCCAACAGGAACGGGAACTTTAATTCAGGCCGAAAATTACTCTAATATGAGCGGTGTACAGACAGAACCTACAACTGATACCGGCGGCGGGTTAAATGTTGGGTATTGCGATACAGGAGACTGGATGGCCTACAACAATATTAATTTTCCAACTTCGGGAGCTTATGTAATTGAATACAGGGTGGCAAGTGCCGTTACAGGAGGCAGATTATCATCTGATTTAAATGCCGGAACGATTCCGCTTGGAAATTTAAATGTACCAAATACAGGAGGATGGCAGAACTGGCAGACGATTACCCAAACGGTTAATGTAACCGCAGGAACGTATAATTTTGGGATATATGTTCAAAATACAGGGTTTAATTTAAACTGGTTCAGAATCACTAAATCCGGTTCGGCTTTAACTGCAAAATCAGCAGCGACAGATAAAATTGAAAGTTTGACCATTTATCCAAACCCAAGTGAAAGCGAGCTTTTCTTTACAGCCGAAGTTTCAGGAGGAAATGTAAATATTATTGATACTGCAGGCGGAGCTGTGGTTTCTTCACAGACTGTAAATGATAATAAAATTGATGTCTCGACTTTAAAAACAGGTATTTATTTGATTTCTGTTGAAAAGAACGGAATCAAAACGGTAAGACGTTTTATTAAAAAATAG
- a CDS encoding RICIN domain-containing protein — MKNNYRLSLSLLVFLVFGSFAFAQTSLGSSRSFMNTLKKELTSSATSKSVDKTILLQAEKTKFNGKINYKESSESGEFLIGEIKNIAQSSFYIKVKDKSLEGHILLKKTKEAYKYFSDEKGNAFVEKVDINTLVCIDYHNQPSNNRTTAKTEAAAAIAPALLNLQSLPGAAGCVLLDFDGYYMPAGNLWNNGNAINAAASGMSDAAVQQHWEVVSEDYRPFNVNITTSEAVFNSYPKNRRMRVVVTPTNTAAPGAGGVAYIGSFNWDNDVPCWVFITSGKSGGDASSHEVGHTFDLGHDGRTSPAEDYFLGLDGTSWAPIMGAGYYRPVVQWSKGEYNNANNKQDDVAIIASAKFGVGYRGDDYGNNIASAATLDYNASGQINQKNGIISSEADYDFFSFTTGGGNVSINANTVSRDGNLHLVMRLFNSAGTEMGTYWNSDPFALNASMNVNLPAGKYYIGVDGTGAGNAGSGGYSAYGSIGSYSITGTIPPGGSISASTDVITVYKDCNYTGFSGGLTIGDYNLARLNSLGVLNDDISSLRVTQGYQAILYQDDNFGGASTVINSDNTCLNTTWNDKVSSIRVIANGVTTLGNQTFFLQNRNSGLYMDVWNSSMSNGSGINQGGLNSGNNQKFTFTHLGDGMYKIIANHSGQSMDVNNFNKANGARVEQYPYNGTTNQQFILVAAGDGFYKIVARHSGRIVEVAGASTASGAIVQQWDNNNQTCGQWKLVATTTSQTSTLIQAEDYSAMSGIQVEPTTDTGGGSNVGYTETGDWLAYNNINFPATGSYLIEYRVASGVTGGRLSSDLNAGAIVLGNVDIPNTGGWQNWQTVTQTVNVNAGTYNFGIYIQNTGMNINWIRITKVGNASPSAVIAEETESIALHVYPNPVSEILSFTTDITGGKINIIDSQGAVIGSQKVNENSLNVSGLRQGIYFIVLEKDGKQTIKRFIKK, encoded by the coding sequence ATGAAGAACAATTACAGATTAAGTTTAAGTCTGCTCGTGTTTCTTGTTTTTGGAAGTTTTGCCTTTGCGCAGACTTCTTTAGGCTCGAGCAGGTCTTTTATGAATACATTAAAGAAAGAACTGACCAGCTCAGCAACTTCAAAAAGTGTTGATAAAACCATTCTGCTTCAGGCCGAAAAAACAAAATTCAACGGAAAAATAAACTATAAAGAATCCAGCGAATCCGGCGAATTTTTGATTGGAGAAATTAAAAACATTGCTCAGTCTTCTTTTTATATCAAAGTAAAAGACAAATCGCTGGAAGGTCATATTCTTCTGAAAAAAACAAAAGAAGCTTATAAATATTTTTCTGATGAAAAAGGAAATGCTTTTGTAGAAAAAGTAGATATCAATACTCTTGTTTGTATCGATTATCATAATCAGCCTTCAAACAACAGGACGACGGCTAAAACAGAAGCTGCGGCTGCGATTGCCCCTGCATTATTAAACCTGCAGAGTTTACCAGGTGCTGCAGGCTGTGTTTTGCTGGATTTTGACGGCTATTACATGCCGGCAGGAAATCTTTGGAACAACGGAAATGCGATTAATGCGGCAGCTTCAGGAATGAGCGATGCAGCGGTTCAGCAGCACTGGGAAGTAGTTTCAGAAGATTACAGACCTTTTAACGTAAACATAACCACAAGCGAAGCCGTTTTTAATTCGTATCCAAAAAACAGAAGAATGCGTGTTGTCGTTACGCCAACTAATACAGCTGCCCCAGGTGCCGGAGGTGTGGCGTATATTGGATCATTTAACTGGGATAATGACGTGCCTTGCTGGGTATTTATTACGTCAGGAAAATCAGGCGGCGATGCTTCTTCACACGAAGTAGGACATACTTTTGATCTTGGACATGACGGACGTACAAGCCCGGCCGAAGATTATTTTCTGGGTCTGGACGGAACTTCGTGGGCACCCATTATGGGCGCCGGTTACTACAGACCGGTTGTACAATGGAGTAAAGGCGAATACAATAATGCCAATAACAAACAGGATGATGTGGCGATTATTGCCAGTGCCAAATTTGGAGTAGGATATCGCGGAGATGATTATGGAAACAATATCGCTTCTGCAGCCACTTTAGATTACAATGCAAGCGGACAGATCAATCAGAAAAATGGAATTATTTCAAGTGAGGCCGATTACGATTTCTTTTCTTTTACAACAGGTGGCGGTAATGTTTCTATAAACGCCAATACAGTAAGCCGCGACGGAAACCTGCATTTAGTAATGCGATTATTTAATTCGGCAGGAACAGAAATGGGAACGTATTGGAATTCAGATCCGTTTGCTTTAAATGCTTCAATGAATGTTAATCTTCCGGCTGGTAAATACTACATTGGAGTTGATGGAACAGGAGCAGGAAATGCCGGAAGCGGCGGTTATTCCGCTTATGGATCTATCGGAAGTTATTCGATTACCGGAACGATTCCGCCGGGAGGCAGTATCAGTGCGTCCACAGATGTTATTACCGTTTATAAAGACTGTAACTATACAGGTTTCTCCGGCGGATTAACGATTGGCGATTACAATCTGGCGCGATTAAATTCTTTGGGTGTTTTAAATGATGATATTTCGTCACTTAGAGTTACGCAGGGATATCAGGCGATTTTGTACCAGGATGATAATTTTGGCGGTGCTTCAACTGTAATTAATTCTGATAATACCTGTTTAAATACGACCTGGAATGACAAAGTAAGTTCTATCAGAGTTATTGCAAACGGTGTTACGACTTTAGGAAATCAGACTTTCTTTCTTCAAAACAGAAACAGTGGTTTGTATATGGACGTTTGGAATTCAAGTATGTCAAATGGTTCAGGGATAAATCAGGGTGGTTTAAATTCCGGAAACAATCAAAAATTTACTTTCACCCATTTAGGAGACGGAATGTATAAAATCATCGCCAACCACAGCGGACAATCCATGGATGTGAATAATTTCAATAAAGCCAATGGTGCCCGTGTTGAGCAATATCCGTATAACGGAACAACGAATCAGCAGTTTATTCTGGTTGCTGCAGGAGACGGATTTTATAAAATTGTAGCCCGTCACAGCGGCAGAATTGTTGAGGTTGCCGGCGCAAGTACAGCTTCGGGAGCTATTGTGCAGCAGTGGGATAATAATAATCAAACCTGCGGACAATGGAAATTGGTTGCGACAACAACATCGCAGACATCCACTTTAATTCAGGCAGAAGATTATTCAGCCATGAGCGGCATTCAGGTTGAACCTACAACTGACACAGGTGGAGGTTCTAATGTGGGATACACAGAAACCGGCGACTGGCTGGCGTATAACAATATTAATTTCCCAGCAACGGGTTCATATTTAATAGAATATCGTGTTGCAAGCGGCGTAACAGGCGGCAGATTGTCATCTGATTTAAATGCCGGGGCTATAGTGTTAGGAAACGTGGATATTCCAAATACAGGAGGATGGCAGAACTGGCAGACGGTTACACAAACAGTAAACGTAAATGCGGGCACGTACAATTTCGGGATTTATATTCAGAATACTGGAATGAATATCAACTGGATCCGAATCACGAAAGTGGGTAATGCATCACCATCGGCAGTAATTGCAGAAGAAACAGAAAGCATTGCATTACATGTTTATCCAAATCCGGTTTCGGAGATTTTATCTTTCACAACTGATATTACAGGAGGAAAAATTAATATAATCGATTCTCAGGGCGCTGTTATAGGATCGCAGAAGGTAAATGAAAACAGTTTGAACGTATCCGGTTTAAGGCAGGGCATTTATTTCATTGTTTTAGAAAAAGACGGTAAACAAACTATAAAACGATTTATAAAAAAATAA
- a CDS encoding metallophosphoesterase family protein produces the protein MNSKFTSLYILSFFIFFNYSISAQKTKDLDGLQVAFLSDVHLQDLFGTFSDNEFKGVLNTKTGKYTLIRTMASQLHSTRIFNENYFAFIAALEDIAKRKIKYVALPGDYTDDGQPIHVRGLKKILDQYQKKYGIEFFITTGNHDPVGPFAQESGKEDFLGTEGKSQPIFSKDGMYKPNMNIEQPVVITADIAKMGYFGITDDLKNFGFYPGKKNKFWATPFTTYTSQNYNYKKALEASDLKNRVYEVAPGYEVPDVSYVVEPVDGLWLMAIDGNVYIPKKNAGDPKDSKSYSEASTGYNNVLSNKKHLIKWVRDISAQARLRGKTLVAFSHFPMIDFNDDASAEIKQLLGPNKWQLNRVPVEEVAQVFADAGLKIHFGGHMHINDTGVRTTEKGNTLVNIQTPSLAAYIPAYKLLTILKNDRIDIQTITIDNVRGFDELFDLYKMEYKFLESQNSKDIWNIDILKTKSYHDFTDFHLKELVRLRFLKDDWPSAFKDFILTVSARDLLVLANIKSDQDFDFILKNKSQFQNQWNEAEAKSEQILTQNNLKKEDFNWTGNDLLIDFYRFRSADELALTDVGTQRAKEYKVVSDLFLGGSKSDLSKDTALQKQMKLFLIIFNKFMHEVPADHFTVDLKNGEVKEVK, from the coding sequence ATGAATTCAAAATTTACTTCGTTATACATACTCTCATTTTTTATATTCTTCAATTATAGTATTTCGGCACAAAAAACTAAGGATTTAGACGGTCTTCAGGTTGCTTTTTTATCAGATGTGCACCTTCAGGACCTGTTTGGTACGTTTTCTGATAATGAATTTAAGGGTGTTTTGAATACCAAAACCGGAAAATATACGTTAATAAGAACGATGGCCTCGCAGTTACACTCGACGAGAATTTTCAATGAAAATTATTTTGCCTTCATTGCAGCCTTGGAAGATATTGCAAAAAGAAAGATAAAGTACGTTGCACTTCCGGGGGATTATACAGATGACGGACAGCCGATACACGTGCGCGGATTAAAGAAAATACTAGATCAGTACCAGAAAAAATACGGTATTGAGTTTTTTATAACAACCGGAAATCATGATCCGGTTGGACCATTTGCTCAGGAATCGGGTAAAGAAGATTTTTTAGGTACAGAAGGAAAGAGCCAACCCATTTTCAGCAAAGACGGCATGTATAAGCCTAACATGAATATCGAACAGCCAGTTGTCATAACAGCCGATATTGCTAAAATGGGTTATTTTGGTATTACCGATGACCTTAAAAATTTTGGTTTTTATCCGGGTAAAAAAAATAAATTTTGGGCAACTCCTTTTACAACTTACACCAGCCAAAACTACAATTACAAAAAAGCTCTTGAGGCTTCAGACCTGAAAAACAGGGTATATGAAGTTGCTCCGGGCTACGAAGTCCCGGATGTAAGTTATGTTGTAGAACCTGTCGACGGACTTTGGTTAATGGCAATTGACGGAAACGTTTATATTCCGAAGAAAAATGCCGGCGATCCCAAAGATTCTAAAAGTTATTCTGAAGCCAGTACGGGGTATAACAACGTGCTTTCAAACAAAAAACACCTTATAAAATGGGTCAGGGATATTTCGGCCCAAGCCAGACTTCGCGGTAAAACGCTTGTCGCTTTCAGTCATTTTCCTATGATTGATTTTAATGATGATGCTTCTGCTGAAATAAAGCAGCTTCTGGGGCCAAATAAATGGCAGTTAAACCGTGTACCGGTTGAAGAAGTAGCGCAGGTTTTTGCCGATGCGGGATTGAAGATTCACTTTGGTGGTCACATGCACATCAACGATACAGGAGTCCGAACAACCGAAAAAGGCAATACATTGGTAAATATCCAGACACCTTCGCTTGCGGCATATATTCCGGCTTATAAATTATTGACAATCCTGAAAAATGATCGTATTGATATTCAAACCATAACAATCGATAACGTTCGGGGATTTGATGAGCTTTTTGATTTGTATAAAATGGAGTATAAATTTTTAGAAAGCCAGAATAGCAAAGACATTTGGAATATCGATATCCTGAAAACCAAAAGTTACCATGATTTTACTGATTTTCATTTGAAAGAATTAGTTCGTCTGCGTTTTCTTAAAGACGACTGGCCATCGGCTTTTAAAGATTTTATTCTGACTGTTTCTGCCCGAGATTTATTGGTATTGGCTAATATAAAATCAGATCAGGATTTTGATTTTATTCTGAAAAATAAATCACAGTTTCAAAATCAATGGAACGAAGCCGAAGCAAAATCGGAACAAATTTTAACGCAGAACAATCTTAAAAAAGAAGATTTCAATTGGACAGGAAATGATCTTTTAATCGATTTCTACCGTTTCAGAAGTGCCGATGAACTCGCTCTTACAGATGTTGGTACTCAAAGAGCAAAGGAATATAAAGTAGTATCGGATTTATTTTTAGGAGGTTCTAAGTCGGATTTATCAAAAGATACCGCTTTACAAAAACAGATGAAATTATTTCTGATTATCTTCAATAAATTCATGCACGAAGTCCCAGCCGATCATTTTACGGTTGATTTAAAGAATGGTGAGGTTAAGGAGGTTAAGTAA
- a CDS encoding STAS/SEC14 domain-containing protein, whose amino-acid sequence MIHQIDTTDNIVAFRALAEVTKDDFLAVVVPAVEHLVKQTNEINFLLVLDTDIKNFTAGAWLQDALLGLKNLGKWNRAAIVSDSDDIISFTNGFSYIVPGEFHGFKKEAFNKALNWVEGNINLA is encoded by the coding sequence ATGATACATCAAATTGACACTACCGACAATATTGTAGCTTTTAGAGCACTGGCAGAAGTAACAAAAGATGATTTTCTGGCTGTTGTAGTTCCCGCTGTAGAACATCTGGTAAAACAAACCAACGAAATTAATTTTTTACTGGTATTAGATACCGATATTAAAAATTTTACTGCCGGAGCCTGGCTTCAGGATGCCCTTTTAGGATTGAAGAATTTAGGAAAATGGAACAGAGCGGCCATCGTTTCAGATTCAGATGATATAATCTCTTTCACAAATGGATTTAGTTATATCGTTCCGGGAGAATTTCACGGATTTAAAAAAGAGGCATTTAATAAAGCATTAAACTGGGTTGAAGGAAACATCAATCTGGCATGA
- a CDS encoding PrgI family protein encodes MENLNFIDPLLHGIKPIEKNTANLTVKQLTCAGLGSLVIGAVLKKAGHAKTGAIVGSLALPLLSAAVYKKVAK; translated from the coding sequence ATGGAAAATTTAAATTTCATAGATCCTCTACTACACGGAATCAAACCAATTGAAAAAAACACAGCCAATCTTACTGTAAAACAATTAACATGTGCCGGATTAGGCTCACTTGTAATTGGAGCCGTTTTAAAGAAAGCCGGACATGCTAAAACCGGAGCTATTGTTGGAAGTCTTGCTTTGCCATTGCTTTCTGCTGCGGTGTACAAAAAAGTAGCAAAGTGA
- a CDS encoding CinA family protein encodes MASEKVTACCEALIEKNLTIAFAESASAGKMCYEFSTVFNSGRILIGGMICYHSSMKEDLLLIPWGTIEQYTAESAEVTKLMAQNFSRYINSDICVALTGLTTPGGSESESKPVGTIFIHIIFEDKEIAKRYEFQGNAEEIINQAIDTAADLILKEVSE; translated from the coding sequence ATGGCATCTGAAAAAGTAACTGCCTGTTGTGAGGCTCTAATCGAAAAAAATCTGACCATAGCTTTTGCAGAAAGTGCATCTGCCGGAAAAATGTGCTACGAATTTTCGACCGTTTTTAATTCCGGCCGAATTTTAATAGGAGGGATGATCTGCTACCATTCTTCTATGAAAGAGGATTTATTACTCATTCCGTGGGGAACTATTGAACAATACACCGCAGAATCTGCAGAAGTAACCAAATTAATGGCACAGAACTTTTCCCGTTACATAAATTCTGATATCTGCGTTGCTTTAACAGGGCTGACCACTCCGGGCGGAAGCGAAAGCGAATCAAAACCCGTAGGAACAATTTTCATACATATTATTTTTGAAGATAAAGAAATAGCCAAACGATATGAATTTCAAGGAAATGCCGAAGAAATAATAAATCAGGCAATTGATACCGCTGCCGATTTGATTTTAAAAGAAGTTTCGGAATAG
- a CDS encoding YfbM family protein, producing MGMIAEYLMVDEETLNKLMELDNEELTNEIFEIEDSEKFPCIDIDKIWDALHCFLTGVSAANPIEDDKLSEAIVGVHNFNIEDEDADFVTCTENEELEEIIKALENIDFENLSANFDPLILKKNKVYPNGIWQEDKEVLLKEFRTALDEILSFYKQALQTEHHIIVSIL from the coding sequence ATGGGAATGATCGCAGAATACCTCATGGTAGACGAAGAAACTTTAAATAAATTGATGGAGCTTGACAACGAAGAACTCACAAATGAAATATTTGAAATTGAAGATAGTGAGAAGTTTCCCTGCATAGATATTGATAAAATATGGGATGCTTTACATTGCTTTCTGACCGGAGTTTCGGCTGCAAATCCTATTGAAGATGATAAATTAAGCGAAGCCATTGTTGGTGTTCATAATTTTAATATCGAAGACGAAGATGCTGATTTTGTTACCTGTACAGAAAATGAAGAGCTGGAAGAAATTATCAAAGCTTTGGAAAACATTGATTTTGAAAATCTTTCTGCCAATTTTGATCCTTTAATTTTAAAAAAGAACAAAGTATATCCAAACGGTATCTGGCAGGAAGATAAAGAAGTGTTGCTTAAAGAATTTAGAACAGCCCTGGACGAAATTTTGAGTTTCTACAAGCAGGCATTACAGACAGAGCATCACATTATTGTAAGCATTCTTTAA